In Thiofilum sp., the genomic window GAACTCAAAATACTCACGATTCTGTTGTTTTAAATTGATATAAGGGGACTACATCTTCCAGTACATGACGTTGGCGGTCAGGCTCTACTGTGTTTAATGGCACTGTTTCTACGAGAGTAGCTTGGCTACGTAATGCCAATTGATGATAAGTCATTGTACCACTTTCTTTCCACGCGATCTCCTGATCTGAAAGTGCTCTAATCACGCGTGCGGGTGAACCTACTACTAATTGGCGTGGCTCAATTATCATATTAGCTTTGACAAAGCTCATAGCTGCGACAATAGACGAGTGACCTATAACAGCCCCATCCATAATCACACTATTCATGCCAATCAATGCATTTTCACCAATGCGGCAACCGTGTAATACCGCACCATGCCCAATATGCCCATTACGCTCGACAATAGTATCGGTATTCGGAAAACCGTGCATCACACAGG contains:
- the paaY gene encoding phenylacetic acid degradation protein PaaY translates to MPYYAIDGIRPVVHPDSYVHPTAVVIGDVIIGAGCYVGPNAVLRGDFGRLILEEGSNLQDTCVMHGFPNTDTIVERNGHIGHGAVLHGCRIGENALIGMNSVIMDGAVIGHSSIVAAMSFVKANMIIEPRQLVVGSPARVIRALSDQEIAWKESGTMTYHQLALRSQATLVETVPLNTVEPDRQRHVLEDVVPLYQFKTTES